From Spea bombifrons isolate aSpeBom1 chromosome 6, aSpeBom1.2.pri, whole genome shotgun sequence, a single genomic window includes:
- the LRP8 gene encoding low-density lipoprotein receptor-related protein 8 isoform X1, whose product MRSGCGSRAVPTLLLLLALGARAGRGPTLSPTDCEENQFQCKNLRCIPSLWRCDEDDDCSDNSDEEGCPKKSCAETDFTCNSGHCVPEHWKCDGEEECPDGSDEAEATCSGLKSMCSAQKFSCGGSSNKCIPLSWRCDGEQDCESGIDERGCLVGCSRTEFQCGNKSCISSLFVCDGTANCPDGSDEKDCSPLTCKPGEFRCGKADCISEKWVCDGQPDCADESDESEVICGLKIQPQTVTQCGAHEFRCDNGACIQLSWRCDGDEDCKDKSDELNCPLVTCRPDEFQCGDGSCIHGMKQCNGIRDCPDSSDEAGCLSAAESPCDTALRFRCKSGECIDSIKVCDTHKDCRDWSDEPSECDINECLVNNGGCSHVCKDLKVGYECDCPLGYKLIDKKTCGDIDECENPDTCSQICINYKGYYKCECYEGYEMDSVSKTCKVEGQSPYLIFTNRHELRQIDLVRRDYSRLASQLKNVVSLDVDVIRKRIYWCDLFYRRIYSAPLDRAMDPSEHVVLINTQLHSPEGLAVDWIHKNIYWTDSGNKTISVATTDGCKRKTLFNHGLGEPRAITVDPAQGFMFWSDWGDPAKIEKAGLNGGDRQVLVSDGIEWPNGITLDLMNRRLYWVDSKLHTLSSVDFNGTNRKLLIASENELSHPFGLAVFEDKVFWTDLENEAIFSANRLTGREISILTENLNNPHDLVVVHQLKQPKAVDACNQGPLPNGGCEYLCLPAPQISIHSPKYTCSCPDGVELGPDMRSCGKVIAATPVATLPPFTAERESPTADSTPSQVTSSPAPSTIALATTTIDTTEATSNHSLGTSSHQTTSTFSHVDVKIKATENSNMSKHYENSASDLGSTLTAAVIGVAVPVAVLALLCLSGFLIWRNWKRKNTKSMNFDNPVYRKTTEEEEEEEEEIHIGRSSQIGHVYPARVALSLEDDGLP is encoded by the exons CTAAAAAATCCTGCGCCGAGACGGACTTCACCTGTAACAGCGGCCATTGCGTCCCCGAGCACTGGAAATGCGACGGGGAAGAGGAGTGTCCCGATGGAAGCGACGAGGCGGAAGCTACTTGCAGCGGAT TGAAGAGCATGTGTTCTGCGCAGAAGTTTAGCTGCGGTGGATCCAGCAATAAATGCATCCCACTGTCCTGGAGATGTGATGGAGAGCAGGACTGTGAGAGCGGCATCGATGAAAGGGGCTGCCTCGTTG GCTGCTCGCGCACAGAGTTCCAGTGCGGTAACAAGTCTTGCATCTCCTCGCTCTTTGTTTGTGACGGCACCGCGAACTGCCCCGATGGCAGCGACGAGAAGGACTGCTCCCCCTTGACTTGCAAACCAGGAGAATTCCGATGCGGGAAGGCCGACTGCATCTCGGAGAAGTGGGTGTGCGATGGGCAGCCGGACTGCGCCGACGAGTCCGACGAGTCTGAGGTTATCTGCGGCCTGAAGATCCAGCCGCAGACCGTTACGCAGTGCGGGGCGCACGAGTTCCGCTGCGATAACGGCGCATGCATTCAGCTGAGCTGGAGATGCGATGGGGACGAGGACTGCAAAGACAAATCTGATGAGCTGAATTGCC CCCTGGTGACGTGCCGCCCAGATGAATTCCAGTGTGGAGACGGATCGTGCATCCACGGCATGAAACAGTGTAACGGAATCCGAGACTGTCCGGACAGCAGCGACGAGGCCGGGTGTTTGAGTG CAGCCGAATCTCCCTGTGACACAGCGTTAAGGTTTCGCTGTAAGAGTGGGGAGTGTATCGACAGCATTAAAGTGTGCGATACCCACAAAGATTGCCGAGACTGGTCTGATGAGCCAAGTGAATGCG ATATAAATGAGTGTTTAGTTAATAACGGGGGCTGTTCGCATGTCTGCAAAGACCTGAAAGTGGGGTATGAGTGCGACTGCCCCTTGGGGTACAAGCTCATCGACAAGAAGACCTGTGGAG ATATTGATGAGTGTGAAAACCCAGATACCTGCAGCCAAATCTGTATCAACTATAAGGGCTATTACAAGTGTGAATGTTACGAGGGCTACGAGATGGACAGCGTATCCAAGACCTGCAAAGTGGAGG GTCAAAGCCCATACCTCATCTTCACAAATCGCCATGAACTACGCCAGATTGACCTGGTGCGCAGAGACTACTCCCGCCTGGCCTCTCAACTTAAAAACGTTGTATCTTTAGATGTAGACGTGATCAGGAAAAGGATATACTGGTGCGACCTTTTCTACCGGAGGATATACAG TGCTCCCCTGGATCGTGCTATGGACCCATCAGAGCATGTGGTGTTGATCAACACCCAGCTGCACTCCCCTGAGGGCCTGGCTGTGGACTGGATCCATAAGAACATTTACTGGACTGACTCCGGGAATAAGACCATCTCTGTGGCAACTACGGATGGTTGCAAACGGAAGACGTTGTTTAACCATGGCCTGGGTGAACCTAGAGCCATCACCGTGGACCCTGCGCAAGG GTTCATGTTCTGGTCGGATTGGGGGGACCCTGCCAAGATTGAGAAGGCTGGACTGAATGGAGGGGACCGTCAGGTGCTGGTATCTGACGGGATAGAGTGGCCCAATGGAATAACGTTAG ATCTGATGAACCGCCGCCTGTACTGGGTAGACTCCAAGCTCCACACGCTCTCCAGTGTCGACTTCAATGGCACCAACAGAAAACTTCTCATTGCCTCAGAAAATGAATTGAGCCACCCTTTTGGCCTGGCAGTGTTTGAG GACAAGGTGTTTTGGACTGATCTGGAGAATGAAGCCATCTTCAGTGCGAACCGACTGACTGGGCGAGAGATCTCCATCCTTACAGAGAACCTGAACAATCCTCACGATCTTGTAGTTGTCCATCAGCTCAAACAACCAAAAG CCGTTGATGCCTGTAACCAGGGTCCACTTCCGAATGGAGGCTGTGAATACCTGTGCCTTCCTGCCCCTCagatctccattcactcacccAAATACACATGCTCCTGTCCAGATGGAGTCGAGCTGGGACCAGACATGAGAAGCTGTGGAAAAG tcATTGCAGCAACTCCTGTTGCGACTCTACCTCCTTTTACGGCTGAGAGGGAATCTCCCACTGCAGACTCCACTCCATCTCAGGTGACCAGTTCTCCTGCTCCATCAACGATTGCACTTGCCACCACTACCATAGACACTACCGAGGCTACAAGTAATCACTCCCTTGGGACCAGCAGCCACCAAACTACCTCTACATTCAGCCACGTGGACGTGAAGATTAAAGCCACAGAGAACAGCAACATGTCCAAGCACT atgaaaACAGTGCCTCTGATCTCGGGTCCACCCTGACTGCTGCAGTGATTGGCGTAGCTGTGCCTGTTG CTGTGCTTGCCCTCCTCTGTCTTTCGGGATTCCTCATCTGGAGAAATTGGAAACGAAAGAACACAAAGAGTATGAATTTCGACAATCCGGTTTACCGGAAGACcacggaggaggaggaagaggaagaagaggagataCACATCGGGCGGTCTTCACAGATTGGCCACGTCTATCCTGCT agAGTGGCGTTGAGTCTGGAAGATGATGGCTTACCATGA
- the LRP8 gene encoding low-density lipoprotein receptor-related protein 8 isoform X2 → MRSGCGSRAVPTLLLLLALGARAGRGPTLSPTDCEENQFQCKNLRCIPSLWRCDEDDDCSDNSDEEGCPKKSCAETDFTCNSGHCVPEHWKCDGEEECPDGSDEAEATCSGLKSMCSAQKFSCGGSSNKCIPLSWRCDGEQDCESGIDERGCLVGCSRTEFQCGNKSCISSLFVCDGTANCPDGSDEKDCSPLTCKPGEFRCGKADCISEKWVCDGQPDCADESDESEVICGLKIQPQTVTQCGAHEFRCDNGACIQLSWRCDGDEDCKDKSDELNCPLVTCRPDEFQCGDGSCIHGMKQCNGIRDCPDSSDEAGCLSAESPCDTALRFRCKSGECIDSIKVCDTHKDCRDWSDEPSECDINECLVNNGGCSHVCKDLKVGYECDCPLGYKLIDKKTCGDIDECENPDTCSQICINYKGYYKCECYEGYEMDSVSKTCKVEGQSPYLIFTNRHELRQIDLVRRDYSRLASQLKNVVSLDVDVIRKRIYWCDLFYRRIYSAPLDRAMDPSEHVVLINTQLHSPEGLAVDWIHKNIYWTDSGNKTISVATTDGCKRKTLFNHGLGEPRAITVDPAQGFMFWSDWGDPAKIEKAGLNGGDRQVLVSDGIEWPNGITLDLMNRRLYWVDSKLHTLSSVDFNGTNRKLLIASENELSHPFGLAVFEDKVFWTDLENEAIFSANRLTGREISILTENLNNPHDLVVVHQLKQPKAVDACNQGPLPNGGCEYLCLPAPQISIHSPKYTCSCPDGVELGPDMRSCGKVIAATPVATLPPFTAERESPTADSTPSQVTSSPAPSTIALATTTIDTTEATSNHSLGTSSHQTTSTFSHVDVKIKATENSNMSKHYENSASDLGSTLTAAVIGVAVPVAVLALLCLSGFLIWRNWKRKNTKSMNFDNPVYRKTTEEEEEEEEEIHIGRSSQIGHVYPARVALSLEDDGLP, encoded by the exons CTAAAAAATCCTGCGCCGAGACGGACTTCACCTGTAACAGCGGCCATTGCGTCCCCGAGCACTGGAAATGCGACGGGGAAGAGGAGTGTCCCGATGGAAGCGACGAGGCGGAAGCTACTTGCAGCGGAT TGAAGAGCATGTGTTCTGCGCAGAAGTTTAGCTGCGGTGGATCCAGCAATAAATGCATCCCACTGTCCTGGAGATGTGATGGAGAGCAGGACTGTGAGAGCGGCATCGATGAAAGGGGCTGCCTCGTTG GCTGCTCGCGCACAGAGTTCCAGTGCGGTAACAAGTCTTGCATCTCCTCGCTCTTTGTTTGTGACGGCACCGCGAACTGCCCCGATGGCAGCGACGAGAAGGACTGCTCCCCCTTGACTTGCAAACCAGGAGAATTCCGATGCGGGAAGGCCGACTGCATCTCGGAGAAGTGGGTGTGCGATGGGCAGCCGGACTGCGCCGACGAGTCCGACGAGTCTGAGGTTATCTGCGGCCTGAAGATCCAGCCGCAGACCGTTACGCAGTGCGGGGCGCACGAGTTCCGCTGCGATAACGGCGCATGCATTCAGCTGAGCTGGAGATGCGATGGGGACGAGGACTGCAAAGACAAATCTGATGAGCTGAATTGCC CCCTGGTGACGTGCCGCCCAGATGAATTCCAGTGTGGAGACGGATCGTGCATCCACGGCATGAAACAGTGTAACGGAATCCGAGACTGTCCGGACAGCAGCGACGAGGCCGGGTGTTTGAGTG CCGAATCTCCCTGTGACACAGCGTTAAGGTTTCGCTGTAAGAGTGGGGAGTGTATCGACAGCATTAAAGTGTGCGATACCCACAAAGATTGCCGAGACTGGTCTGATGAGCCAAGTGAATGCG ATATAAATGAGTGTTTAGTTAATAACGGGGGCTGTTCGCATGTCTGCAAAGACCTGAAAGTGGGGTATGAGTGCGACTGCCCCTTGGGGTACAAGCTCATCGACAAGAAGACCTGTGGAG ATATTGATGAGTGTGAAAACCCAGATACCTGCAGCCAAATCTGTATCAACTATAAGGGCTATTACAAGTGTGAATGTTACGAGGGCTACGAGATGGACAGCGTATCCAAGACCTGCAAAGTGGAGG GTCAAAGCCCATACCTCATCTTCACAAATCGCCATGAACTACGCCAGATTGACCTGGTGCGCAGAGACTACTCCCGCCTGGCCTCTCAACTTAAAAACGTTGTATCTTTAGATGTAGACGTGATCAGGAAAAGGATATACTGGTGCGACCTTTTCTACCGGAGGATATACAG TGCTCCCCTGGATCGTGCTATGGACCCATCAGAGCATGTGGTGTTGATCAACACCCAGCTGCACTCCCCTGAGGGCCTGGCTGTGGACTGGATCCATAAGAACATTTACTGGACTGACTCCGGGAATAAGACCATCTCTGTGGCAACTACGGATGGTTGCAAACGGAAGACGTTGTTTAACCATGGCCTGGGTGAACCTAGAGCCATCACCGTGGACCCTGCGCAAGG GTTCATGTTCTGGTCGGATTGGGGGGACCCTGCCAAGATTGAGAAGGCTGGACTGAATGGAGGGGACCGTCAGGTGCTGGTATCTGACGGGATAGAGTGGCCCAATGGAATAACGTTAG ATCTGATGAACCGCCGCCTGTACTGGGTAGACTCCAAGCTCCACACGCTCTCCAGTGTCGACTTCAATGGCACCAACAGAAAACTTCTCATTGCCTCAGAAAATGAATTGAGCCACCCTTTTGGCCTGGCAGTGTTTGAG GACAAGGTGTTTTGGACTGATCTGGAGAATGAAGCCATCTTCAGTGCGAACCGACTGACTGGGCGAGAGATCTCCATCCTTACAGAGAACCTGAACAATCCTCACGATCTTGTAGTTGTCCATCAGCTCAAACAACCAAAAG CCGTTGATGCCTGTAACCAGGGTCCACTTCCGAATGGAGGCTGTGAATACCTGTGCCTTCCTGCCCCTCagatctccattcactcacccAAATACACATGCTCCTGTCCAGATGGAGTCGAGCTGGGACCAGACATGAGAAGCTGTGGAAAAG tcATTGCAGCAACTCCTGTTGCGACTCTACCTCCTTTTACGGCTGAGAGGGAATCTCCCACTGCAGACTCCACTCCATCTCAGGTGACCAGTTCTCCTGCTCCATCAACGATTGCACTTGCCACCACTACCATAGACACTACCGAGGCTACAAGTAATCACTCCCTTGGGACCAGCAGCCACCAAACTACCTCTACATTCAGCCACGTGGACGTGAAGATTAAAGCCACAGAGAACAGCAACATGTCCAAGCACT atgaaaACAGTGCCTCTGATCTCGGGTCCACCCTGACTGCTGCAGTGATTGGCGTAGCTGTGCCTGTTG CTGTGCTTGCCCTCCTCTGTCTTTCGGGATTCCTCATCTGGAGAAATTGGAAACGAAAGAACACAAAGAGTATGAATTTCGACAATCCGGTTTACCGGAAGACcacggaggaggaggaagaggaagaagaggagataCACATCGGGCGGTCTTCACAGATTGGCCACGTCTATCCTGCT agAGTGGCGTTGAGTCTGGAAGATGATGGCTTACCATGA